From the Cannabis sativa cultivar Pink pepper isolate KNU-18-1 unplaced genomic scaffold, ASM2916894v1 Contig2, whole genome shotgun sequence genome, one window contains:
- the LOC115717288 gene encoding uncharacterized protein LOC115717288, with amino-acid sequence MERLPVELHLKIFCFLDHQNLATAHQVCRKWKVLASDNYVWSSLFKERWGGDRAASFVLGDSRSWKKKYEVEDRRDRVGMRVKIIREGEDYYLVRQGEIQRYLGSRKSSSLKRRSSANSDLSELQSCRGILDKIIFFIGDLEVASTDNKRGRAI; translated from the exons ATGGAGAGATTACCGGTTGAGCTTCATCTCAAGATTTTCTGTTTCTTGGACCATCAGAATCTTGCCACTGCTCATCAAG TATGCAGGAAATGGAAGGTGTTAGCCTCAGACAACTATGTTTGGTCAAGCTTATTCAAGGAGAGATGGGGAGGAGATCGTGCTGCATCTTTTGTTCTTGGGGATTCAAGATCATGGAAAAAGAAGTATGAGGTCGAAGACCGTCGTGACCGCGTTGGAAT gaGGGTGAAGATAATCAGAGAAGGCGAGGATTATTATCTTGTTCGCCAAGGCGAGATCCAACGCTATTTGGGTTCAAGAAAGTCTTCGAGTTTGAAAAGAAGATCGAGTGCAAACAGTGACCTGAGCGAATTACAATCCTGCCGTGGGATTTTGgacaaaattattttctttattggGGACCTAGAAGTTGCTTCAACTGACAACAAACGTGGACGAGCGATTTGA
- the LOC133033082 gene encoding MAG2-interacting protein 2-like, with the protein MDEPVLYETRRHASRPFSLNYPPQQVDNESRGGFLSLFSVQGVSKLKEKWVESKQPRKLRKLTSLFVSPSGENVAVASGNLITFLQKKDDYSKPCGTFSASSFVTFTTGTWSESHAILGVVDDTDTLYFIKANGDEITRIMKRHLKVSLPIVNLIANVDPDVQTSCLCSFTILTSDGSLQHIEISREPNVSIENGITQKGKFGNNVICIDSHPELLLFVVVTSSDSLALTSSGNTGFSCLSLWHRSKVMDLEQLSTVQFDGLFSKPKGYIGQLAYPKVQISPEAEFICTLDVIGYLHIFKLDKKCFSLSHITVGERCVSQVTSDVVDFTWWSNRVLAISKKPGVVTMIDICSGYKVQENDPVYSMPVLERANQFQGNLFLLESMSKEERDNLSNYSGTSDSHCIEQITEDGFNNIDISKLSWNLITFSKKSIHEMYETLISNRSYQAALEFADRHRLDKDEVLKSQWLHSPRGLTEINMYLSKIKDQVFILSECVDKVGPTEDSMKAVLEYGLRLTNQYKFSELQDSESNQIWDFRVARLKILQFRDRLETYLGINMGRFSVQEFTKFRVMPVNEAAVMLAESGKIGALNLLCKRHPYSLAPFILDILAAIPETLPVQTYGQLLPGKSPPSSTFVRGEDWVECRKMINFVNSLQTSNEIDIQIRTEPIVKQCSGFVWPSIDELLVWYKKRARDIDVCSGQLDNCLCLLDYANRKGIYELKKFHEDVSYLHQLIYSDDSDGEISLSLVTWEELSDYEKFKVMLKGVNEENVIEKLRDKAVPFMRNRFHYSTVVSHDSVTRNHLGADHDEAESFLVRWLKEIASENKLDICLMVIEEGCGDVQSSGLFKDEVEAINCALECLYLCKVTDKWSTMASILSRLPQVHGSIICDGSLERRLKLAEGHIEVGRLLSFYQVPKPMSYFLESHADEKGVKQILRLILSKFIRRQPSRSDSDWASMWRDMQSMKEKAFTFLDPEYMLMEFCRGLLKAGKFSLARNYLRGTSSVALASDKAESLVIQAAREYFFSASSLACPEIWKAKECLHLLSSSGIVKAELDTIDAITVKLPSLGVALLPVQFRQIKDPMEIIKMAITSQTGAYLHVDEIIEIAKLLGLSAPDDICAVQEAIAREAAVAGDLQLALDLCLVLAKKGHGQAWDLCAAIARGPALENMDVNSRKQLLGFALSHCDEESISELLSAWKDLDMQGQCETLMTLTGSNSPNFSVQGSSNMLDSDGIVHLKGGFEAVEGAADEDRNVHISNIKDILSSVSKNLPLENGSSWESVLVENGKLLSFAALQLPWLLELSKKSESSDSSIYGLISRTQYVSVRTQAVVTVISWLARNGFAPKDDLIASLAKAATEPPITEEKDIICCSFLLNLVDAFSGVEVIEEQLRRRKDYQEISSIMNVGMIYCLLHNYGVECEGPAQRREMLLRKFKEKQTTDEISKIDKVQSSFWREWKLKLEEQKFVADRSRVLEKIIPGVDTARFLSGDMQYIESVVLSLIESVQLEKKYILKDILKLANTYGLSRTKVLQQYLSSLLVSEVWTNEDIMREISECKEEIIGSAIETIQTISSAVYPAIDGRDKLRLAYIFGLLSDCYLQLEETKNSLPMIHPDQANLSGFGFARYYSMLEQECTRVSFISNINFKNIAGLGGLNFECFNLEIYEHIAESSLEVLAKMAENLHSIYADSVPDGLVSSKDVYKHYVLGLLKNLETKSRTDFSDKRPENLQGFICQLEQSFEFCRKYIKLLALSDALDIIKQYMTVIIPLYHSYGTPPDDSTWQDCLLILLNFWMRLTDEMKEIMTLSDAEEILVFSPDCLSRHLNAFMRLVIEDNVSPSQGWSTVIDYVGYGLTGGPAFEIFMFGRAMLFSGCGFRAVAEVYSDAINAPNGDAELQDLPHFYLNVLEPILQELAVGESQERQHFYHILSSVSKLEGDLDDLKQVRHVIWKRLVKFSDDLQIPGSVRVCMLEIMQFLTGRNIKGFSSELQSNIVPWEGWDESLNTSEQSQTSTNQGLTDHNNTSSRFTSTLVALRSTQLVASISPTLEITPDDLSTVETAVSCFFKLSEVSDSDAHIDSLVAVLGEWEGLFTTRHDEKASSEASDAENAWNSDNWDEGWESFQDAETPEKEKSEISSSLHPLHACWLEICKKLVAVSRFKDVLRVIDQSNDILLDEDGAQSLNNSVLQMDCFMALKLVLLLPYEALRPHCLAAVENKLKQGTFTDTVVESIEFLILISSSGVMSNIISNSSYGTIFSYTCYLVGSFSQKCQASQLSRLVHEEGSEQRGDSEIDFLLFRRIIMPCFVSELVKADQQLLAGLIVTKYMHTNASLSLVNIAECSLNRFLKKQFEVLQGDKIALLQATSHETLKNSVSSLVSKLETLLQSAISLVSNNVK; encoded by the exons ATGGATGAACCGGTGCTTTACGAGACTCGTCGTCATGCTTCAAGGCCTTTCTCTCTCAATTATCCTCCTCAACAG GTTGATAATGAATCCAGAGGCGGCTTTCTTTCGCTTTTTTCAGTTCAAG GTGTGAGCAAACTCAAGGAAAAGTGGGTAGAAAGCAAGCAACCAAGAAAACTGAGGAAATTAACTTCTTTGTTTGTTTCTCCTAGTGGCGAGAATGTTGCCGTGGCTTCTGGAAATCTCATAACTTTTTTGCAGAAGAAGGATGATTATTCAAAGCCCTGTGGCACTTTCAGTG CTAGCAGCTTTGTTACGTTTACAACCGGAACTTGGTCGGAAAGTCATGCTATTCTTGGAGTTGTTGATGATACAGATACTCTGTATTTTATTAAAGCAAATGGTGATGAGATAACAAGGATTATGAAGAGGCATTTAAAGGTCTCTTTACCGATTGTAAACTTGATTGCAAATGTGGATCCTGATGTTCAGACATCTTGCTT GTGTAGCTTTACTATATTGACATCGGATGGTTCTCTTCAACATATTGAGATTAGTCGGGAGCCAAATGTCTCCATCGAGAATGGCATAACCCAGAAGGGAAAGTTTGGAAATAATGTCATTTGCATTGATTCCCATCCAGAACTTCTTTTGTTTGTTGTAGTTACTAGTTCTGACAGTCTTGCACTGACCTCAAGTGGAAATACAG GTTTTTCCTGTCTTTCGCTTTGGCATAGGAGTAAAGTTATGGATTTAGAGCAATTGTCCACTGTTCAGTTTGATGGTTTATTTTCAAAGCCAAAAGGTTATATAGGTCAGTTGGCATATCCAAAGGTTCAAATTTCTCCAGAAGCTGAATTTATATGTACTCTAGATGTGATAGGATACTTGCATATTTTTAAGCTGGACAAGAAATGTTTTTCACTTTCACATATAACGGTAGGAGAAAGATGTGTTTCGCAAGTTACCAGTGACGTTGTGGATTTCACTTGGTGGTCTAACCGTGTTCTTGCTATTTCTAAAAAGCCTGGTGTTGTGACCATGATTGACATATGTAGTGGTTACAAAGTTCAGGAAAATGACCCTGTATATTCTATGCCTGTTTTAGAAAGAGCTAACCAGTTTCAAGGAAATCTCTTTCTTTTGGAGAGTATGTCAAAGGAGGAGAGAGATAATCTATCTAATTACAGTGGAACAAGTGACTCTCATTGTATAGAACAGATTACCGAAGATGGTTTTAATAACATTGACATTTCCAAGTTGAGTTGGAACCTGATAACGTTTTCTAAGAAATCCATTCATGAAATGTATGAAACTTTAATCAGCAACAGAAGTTACCAAGCTGCCTTAGAATTTGCCGATCGTCATAGGCTGGATAAAGATGAAGTTTTAAAATCACAGTGGTTGCATTCTCCACGAGGATTAACTGAAATAAACATGTACTTGTCAAAAATCAAGGATCAAGTTTTCATCCTCTCAGAATGTGTTGACAAAGTTGGACCAACAGAAGATTCTATGAAGGCTGTGCTTGAATATGGGTTGCGCCTTACTAACCAATATAAATTTTCTGAACTACAAGATTCTGAAAGTAATCAAATTTGGGACTTTCGTGTGGCTAGACTTAAAATATTGCAATTTAGAGACAGGTTGGAGACATATCTTGGGATAAATATGGGCAG GTTTTCTGTACAGGAATTTACCAAATTTCGAGTGATGCCTGTAAATGAAGCTGCTGTAATGCTGGCCGAAAGTGGAAAAATTGGAGCCTTGAACCTTCTGTGCAAACGTCATCCTTATTCACTTGCACCTTTTATTTTAGATATATTAGCTGCCATCCCTGAAACACTTCCTGTACAAACATATGGCCAGCTTCTTCCTGGAAAGTCTCCTCCTTCTAGTACATTTGTTAGGGGAGAAGATTGGGTTGAATGCAGGAAGATGATAAATTTTGTTAATAGCTTACAAACAAGTAATGAGATCGACATTCAGATTAGAACTGAACCCATTGTCAAACAGTGCTCAGGTTTCGTTTGGCCATCAATTGATGAACTTTTGGTATGGTACAAGAAGCGGGCAAGAGATATTGATGTATGTAGTGGGCAGCTAGATAATTGTCTTTGCTTGCTTGATTATGCTAATAGAAAAGGCATCTATGAGTTGAAGAAATTCCATGAGGATGTTTCATACCTGCACCAACTGATTTATTCTGATGACAGTGATGGGGAAATAAGTTTGAGTCTTGTTACGTGGGAGGAATTATCAGACTACGAAAAATTCAAAGTGATGCTCAAGGGAGTCAACGAAGAAAATGTTATTGAAAAACTTCGTGATAAAGCAGTTCCATTTATGCGGAATAGGTTTCATTATTCAACCGTAGTCTCTCATGATAGTGTAACAAGGAACCATCTTGGTGCTGATCATGACGAGGCCGAGTCATTTTTGGTAAGATGGCTGAAGGAAATTGCTTCAGAGAATAAATTGGACATTTGCTTGATGGTCATAGAGGAGGGGTGTGGAGATGTCCAAAGTAGTGGCCTGTTCAAGGATGAAGTTGAAGCTATAAATTGTGCCCTGGAGTGCCTTTATTTGTGTAAAGTAACAGATAAGTGGAGTACCATGGCTTCTATATTGTCGAGGCTTCCGCAAGTACATG GTAGTATAATATGTGATGGTAGCTTGGAGAGAAGACTAAAACTTGCAGAGGGGCATATTGAAGTGGGGAGGCTTCTATCATTCTATCAG GTCCCAAAGCCAATGAGTTATTTCCTTGAGTCCCACGCAGATGAAAAAGGTGTCAAGCAAATTCTTCGTCTTATACTTTCAAAATTTATTCGCCGACAGCCTAGCCGATCAGATAGTGATTGGGCAAGCATGTGGCGTGATATGCAGTCAATGAAGGAAAAAGCGTTTACTTTCCTAGATCCAGAGTATATGCTGATGGAATTTTGTAGAGGACTGCTTAAAGCCGGGAAGTTTTCTCTTGCTAGAAACTATTTAAGGGGTACAAGTTCTGTTGCCTTGGCATCAGATAAAGCGGAGAGTCTTGTCATTCAAGCTGCAAGGGAATATTTTTTCTCTGCTTCAAGTCTTGCTTGCCCTGAA ATATGGAAGGCTAAGGAATGTCTGCATCTACTCTCAAGCAGTGGAATAGTTAAAGCAGAGCTTGATACTATTGATGCCATTACTGTTAAGCTTCCTAGTCTTGGAGTTGCACTTTTACCTGTGCAATTCAGGCAAATAAAAGATCCCATGGAAATTATTAAAATGGCTATCACAAGTCAAACCGGAGCATATCTACATGTTGATGAAATCATTGAGATTGCCAAACTTCTCGGACTTAGCGCTCCGGATGACATATGTGCTGTGCAGGAAGCTATTGCTAGAGAAGCTGCAGTTGCTGGTGATCTGCAACTGGCACTTGATCTCTGCCTTGTTTTGGCCAAGAAAGGACATGGTCAAGCTTGGGACTTATGTGCTGCAATAGCAAGGGGTCCGGCACTTGAAAATATGGATGTTAATTCTCGTAAACAATTACTTGGTTTTGCTTTGAGCCATTGTGATGAAGAATCTATAAGCGAGTTGCTTTCTGCATGGAAAGATCTAGATATGCAAGGCCAGTGTGAGACTTTAATGACGTTGACTGGGTCAAACTCTCCAAATTTCTCAGTTCAAGGTTCTTCAAATATGTTAGATTCAGACGGCATAGTTCACCTAAAAGGTGGTTTTGAAGCAGTTGAAGGTGCTGCCGATGAGGATCGAAATGTACATATCAGTAATATAAAAGATATTCTTTCTTCTGTTTCTAAAAACTTACCTCTGGAGAATGGAAGCAGTTGGGAATCTGTTTTAGTAGAAAATGGAAAACTTTTGTCATTTGCTGCTTTGCAACTTCCATGGTTACTTGAACTGAGTAAAAAATCTGAAAGCAGTGATAGTTCAATTTATGGCTTGATTTCTAGAACACAATATGTGAGTGTGAGAACACAGGCTGTGGTAACTGTTATTTCCTGGTTAGCAAGAAACGGTTTTGCTCCTAAAGATGATTTGATTGCCTCTCTAGCAAAAGCTGCTACTGAGCCTCCTATTACTGAGGAGAAAGACATTATTTGTTGTTCCTTTCTGTTAAATCTTGTGGATGCTTTTAGCGGTGTTGAAGTAATAGAAGAGCAGCTGAGAAGACGAAAAGATTACCAAGAAATTAGTAGCATCATGAATGTGGGAATGATATATTGCTTGTTACACAACTACGGGGTCGAGTGTGAAGGTCCTGCTCAGAGAAGGGAGATGCTGCTgagaaaatttaaagaaaaacagACAACAG ATGAAATAAGCAAAATTGACAAAGTTCAGTCTTCATTTTGGAGAGAATGGAAACTAAAACTAGAAGAACAAAAGTTTGTGGCGGACCGTTCCAGAGTACTAGAAAAGATCATTCCTGGGGTTGATACTGCTCGGTTTTTGTCTGGGGACATGCAATACATTGAGAGCGTTGTCCTCTCTTTAATTGAGTCTGTACAGTTGGAGAAGAAGTACATTCTGAaggatattttaaaattagccAACACTTACGGCTTGAGCCGGACAAAG GTTCTTCAACAGTATCTAAGTTCTTTGCTTGTTTCTGAGGTTTGGACCAATGAGGATATTATGCGTGAAATTTCTGAGTGTAAAGAAGAAATAATTGGCAGTGCTATCGAGACCATCCAAACAATTTCCTCTGCTGTATATCCTGCAATTGATGGACGTGACAAGTTGCGACTTGCTTACATATTTGGCCTGCTTTCTGATTGCTATTTGCAGCTGGAAGAAACCAAAAATTCGTTACCTATGATACACCCAGACCAAGCTAATTTATCTGGTTTTGGATTTGCTCGTTATTACTCGATGCTTGAGCAAGAATGCACTAGAGTTTCATTTATTTCAAACATCAACTTTAAAAATATCGCTGGACTGGGAGGTTTGAACTTTGAGTGCTTCAACCTTGAAATCTATGAACACATTGCTGAGAGCAGCTTGGAAGTCTTAGCAAAGATGGCAGAAAACCTCCATAGCATTTATGCTGACTCAGTGCCAGATGGCCTCGTGTCGTCAAAGGATGTGTACAAACATTATGTCCTCGGTTTGTTGAAGAATTTGGAGACAAAGTCTAGGACAGATTTTTCTGATAAGAGGCCTGAAAACCTACAGGGGTTTATATGTCAGCTTGAGCAGAGCTTTGAATTTTGCAGAAAGTATATCAAACTTTTGGCCCTGTCTGATGCTTTGGACATTATAAAGCAGTATATGACTGTAATTATACCTCTATATCATTCATATGGCACTCCTCCAGATGATTCAACTTGGCAGGACTGCCTTCTGATCCTCTTAAACTTTTGGATGCGACTAACTGATGAAATGAAGGAAATTATGACCCTTTCTGATGCTGAAGAAATTCTTGTATTCAGTCCGGATTGCTTAAGTAGACATCTTAATGCTTTCATGAGGCTTGTGATTGAGGATAATGTTTCGCCAAGTCAGGGCTGGAGCACGGTTATTGATTATGTAGGTTACGGATTAACTGGTGGTCCTGCTTTTGAAATTTTCATGTTCGGCAGAGCTATGCTTTTTTCGGGTTGTGGATTCAGAGCTGTTGCAGAAGTTTATTCTGATGCAATAAATGCTCCAAATGGTGATGCTGAACTTCAGGATCTTCCCCATTTCTACTTAAATGTTTTGGAGCCTATTCTGCAAGAATTGGCTGTCGGCGAATCTCAGGAACGCCAGCACTTCTATCATATTTTGTCTTCTGTGAGTAAATTGGAAGGTGATCTGGATGATTTGAAGCAAGTCAGACATGTAATTTGGAAGAGACTTGTAAAGTTCTCTGATGATCTGCAGATACCGGGATCTGTTAGAGTTTGCATGCTAGAGATTATGCAATTTCTCACCGGTAGAAATATTAAGGGGTTCTCATCCGAGTTACAATCCAATATTGTACCATGGGAAGGGTGGGATGAGTCACTCAATACAAGCGAGCAAAGTCAAACTTCCACGAATCAGGGGTTGACCGATCATAATAACACATCGAgcagatttactagcacattgGTTGCCCTCAGATCAACTCAGCTCGTAGCAAGCATATCACCAACTCTGGAAATTACTCCCGATGATCTGTCTACTGTAGAGACAGCAGTTTCTTGCTTCTTTAAGCTGTCAGAGGTTTCCGATAGTGATGCTCATATTGATTCTTTGGTAGCTGTTTTGGGAGAGTGGGAAGGGCTTTTCACGACAAGGCATGATGAGAAAGCCTCTTCAGAAGCATCCGATGCTGAAAACGCTTGGAACTCTGACAATTGGGATGAGGGATGGGAAAGTTTCCAGGACGCCGAGACtcctgaaaaagaaaaatccgAAATCAGCTCTTCTCTTCACCCTTTACACGCTTGTTGGTTAGAGATATGTAAGAAACTTGTAGCAGTGTCTCGCTTTAAAGATGTGCTAAGAGTGATTGATCAATCTAACGACATATTGCTAGACGAAGATGGTGCCCAAAGCCTAAACAATTCCGTACTTCAAATGGATTGTTTTATGGCTTTAAAATTAGTCCTATTGCTTCCATACGAGGCACTAAGGCCACATTGCTTGGCTGCTGTAGAAAACAAGTTGAAACAAGGAACGTTCACAGACACGGTTGTTGAGAGCATCGAGTTTCTTATTCTCATATCCTCATCTGGAGTTATGTCTAATATCATCTCCAATTCGTCTTACGGTACTATATTCTCTTACACCTGCTATTTGGTTGGAAGTTTCTCTCAAAAGTGCCAAGCCTCCCAACTATCGAGACTCGTTCATGAAGAAGGTTCAGAACAACGAGGAGACAGCGAGATCGATTTTCTACTTTTTAGGAGGATCATcatgccatgttttgtttcgGAGCTGGTTAAGGCAGATCAGCAACTTTTGGCAGGACttattgtaacaaaatataTGCACACAAATGCATCTCTAAGTCTTGTTAATATTGCAGAGTGCAGCCTTAATAGGTTTTTGAAGAAGCAATTTGAGGTATTGCAAGGTGATAAGATTGCCCTTTTACAGGCAACTTCACATGAAACTTTAAAGAACTCTGTTTCCAGCTTAGTGTCCAAATTGGAAACTCTGCTCCAATCTGCAATTTCCTTAGTTTCTAATAATGTGAAATGA
- the LOC115717020 gene encoding putative F-box/LRR-repeat/kelch-repeat protein At1g11620, giving the protein MIMAKMVRFCDLPKEIIENIMLWVPANSLVQYKVVNKFLYSLISGLINDPKFVSNHLLIAKNQSSASLLFKWPSNHVDHSLIAYKLLTVNYDDRGEDDPLMSVTEPLIIHLPEPIGDESSWYSSYHCDGLIFLVNDVGTMAICNPVLKEFMFLPQPRNLIFEGSLSFPNGVVGFGFDSVNKDYKCVAIWCHNKCKVEVYTMSSNSWREISMSQDIVNIIMSNVLVCPLYWEGVCYWLGHDLDNYFYDFILSFNLSNEKFHLIHLPRFVYWDFTSYFIEISVWNDSVVLLWRDDRENILRILTMDVGEDASCSWTKYEYIGDGPLENICFGVPIPKNGEILKEVKKDGHKQLLSFNSDTQKIRNVVCDVDSTSLLGLRDCFFVKSLVSVRRRRR; this is encoded by the coding sequence ATGATCATGGCAAAAATGGTGAGGTTTTGTGATTTGCCAAAGGAAATAATTGAGAATATCATGTTGTGGGTGCCTGCCAATTCTCTAGTACAATATAAAGTTGTGAACAAGTTTTTGTATTCCCTTATTTCGGGTTTGATTAACGACCCAAAATTTGTTTCCAACCACCTCCTCATTGCCAAAAACCAATCCTCTGCATCCTTACTCTTCAAATGGCCTTCCAACCATGTCGATCATAGCTTGATCGCATACAAATTGTTGACTGTAAACTATGATGATCGTGGTGAGGACGATCCTCTTATGTCTGTCACAGAACCTCTCATTATTCATTTGCCAGAACCTATTGGTGATGAAAGCTCTTGGTATAGTAGTTATCACTGTGATGGGCTAATCTTTTTAGTAAATGATGTTGGAACAATGGCAATATGTAATCCCGTTTTGAAAGAATTCATGTTTCTCCCACAACCAAGGAACTTGATATTTGAAGGGTCTCTTAGCTTTCCTAATGGTGTTGTGGGATTTGGATTTGATTCTGTAAATAAGGATTACAAATGTGTTGCCATTTGGTGCCATAACAAATGCAAAGTTGAGGTTTACACAATGAGTTCCAACTCTTGGAGAGAGATTAGCATGTCTCAAgacattgtaaatattataatgtcTAATGTTTTAGTCTGCCCTTTATATTGGGAAGGAGTTTGTTACTGGTTGGGGCATGATTTAGACAATTATTTTTATGACTTTATCCTCAGTTTTAATTTGAGTAATGAGAAATTCCATCTCATACATTTGCCACGCTTTGTATATTGGGACTTCACTTCTTATTTCATCGAGATTTCAGTGTGGAACGATTCAGTTGTACTGCTATGGAGAGATGACAGAGAGAATATCCTTCGTATCTTAACAATGGATGTTGGTGAAGATGCTTCTTGTTCTTGGACCAAATATGAGTATATTGGAGATGGACCACTGGAAAATATTTGTTTCGGGGTACCGATTCCGAAGAATGGTGAGATTCTAAAGGAAGTAAAGAAAGATGGGCATAAACAGTTGTTGTCTTTTAACAGTGATACCCAAAAGATAAGAAATGTTGTTTGTGATGTAGATAGTACCAGTCTTTTAGGATTGAGGGATTGTTTCTTTGTAAAGAGTCTGGTTTCTGttaggaggaggaggaggtga
- the LOC133033067 gene encoding polyadenylate-binding protein 2-like, which yields MAHVQVANGVRSSLYVGDLHPSLNETQLFQLFSQIGQLISVRVCRDLSSGRSLGYGYVNFSNPQDASRAMNVLNFRVVNGKPIRIMYSNRDPSIRKSGTANIFIKNLDKGIDCKALHETFSSFGNILSCKIATDVWGHSKGYGFVQFESEEAAQCAIDKLNGMLFNDKQVFIGPFVRKEKRKFNNVYVKNFSPTLNEDDLTNIFGEYGSITSVVVMRDQKGKSKGFGFVNFEDADDAARAVDGLNGKTFDEKEWYVGKAQKKGVREMELKEKFEHKNERVNQYVNPMYPLCAPGVGQQLYYGAMIPPQSGFGFGFGFGYNQQLLRARTGLVQQNGQPPLMHPPQMSTAEQQRRLVGNKLYPLVEQLEHKNAAKVTGMLLEMDHTQLLHLLNSPHALKAKVAEAIDVLRNDNLLVS from the coding sequence ATGGCGCATGTTCAGGTTGCAAATGGCGTGAGGAGCTCACTCTATGTTGGTGATCTCCATCCCTCACTAAATGAAACACAACTTTTTCAATTGTTTAGCCAAATAGGTCAACTCATTTCCGTTCGTGTGTGCAGAGATTTGAGCTCAGGACGATCCCTCGGTTATGGCTATGTTAATTTTAGTAATCCACAAGATGCTTCTCGAGCAATGAATGTCCTGAATTTTCGGGTTGTTAATGGTAAGCCAATTAGAATAATGTATTCTAATCGGGACCCGAGTATTCGAAAGAGTGGAACCgccaatatatttattaaaaacttGGATAAAGGAATTGACTGCAAAGCTTTACATGAAACATTTTCAAGCTTTGGCAACATTTTGTCCTGTAAAATAGCTACCGATGTTTGGGGTCACTCTAAAGGTTATGGTTTTGTTCAATTTGAGAGCGAAGAGGCTGCTCAGTGTGCCATTGACAAGCTTAACGGGATGCTATTTAATGACAAACAAGTTTTTATTGGACCTTTTGTTCGGAAAGAGAAAAGGAAATTCAACAATGTTTATGTAAAGAACTTTTCTCCAACTTTGAATGAAGATGATTTAACCAACATTTTTGGTGAATATGGAAGTATTACCAGTGTAGTGGTTATGAGGGACCAGAAAGGAAAATCCAAAGGTTTTGGATTTGTGAACTTTGAAGACGCCGATGATGCAGCTCGAGCTGTTGATGGTCTTAATGGAAAGACGTTTGATGAGAAAGAGTGGTATGTTGGGAAGGCCCAGAAAAAAGGTGTAAGAGAGATGgaattgaaagaaaaatttGAGCACAAAAATGAAAGAGTAAATCAGTATGTTAATCCTATGTATCCATTGTGTGCTCCAGGTGTTGGACAACAACTATACTATGGTGCTATGATTCCTCCCCAatccgggtttgggtttgggtttgggtttgggtacaACCAGCAGTTACTCCGAGCTAGAACAGGGCTTGTACAACAAAATGGGCAACCTCCACTTATGCATCCTCCACAGATGTCCACAGCAGAACAACAGAGGAGATTGGTGGGAAACAAGTTGTATCCACTTGTGGAGCAATTGGAGCATAAAAATGCAGCTAAAGTCACTGGCATGCTTCTAGAGATGGACCACACACAGCTTCTGCACTTGCTCAACTCACCTCATGCCTTGAAAGCCAAAGTTGCTGAAGCTATCGATGTTTTGAGGAATGACAACCTTCTTGTTTCTTGA